TACAGAAGAATGCTGAGAATGTGGGGATGGTTTACAAGAGATCTCAGTTTGTCTGCAGCGACAGCTCCGCTGGTGTTTGGTTGAGTTTTGATGAGACGTGACATCTATATTGCCAATAATCTATCTGCTTCCACTCCAAACATTAAGGCACAAAAGTGACAATACTAAGACATCATAGTTTCAAGGCACAGACATTCagaaagtcatttttatctcaAACACAAGCTGATagcattaataaataaaacagctcatattatatttatatcatGACCCTGAGAATGTAAAACTTATTGTCTTGCATTTTTGAAGCTATATTATACAAAAGGTTgcttttcagtgacatttagcTGGCTGATGCTAcaataaataactgtaaatgaacaaaaatggcAATAACAGGTTATAAGTCTGTATATTAtgcttgtttctctctccaggacctgtgCTGATGATCTGTGAACTCATCTTTATTCACttgtgctttgttttgcttttcctttttcagtctTGTCCTGCTATGTCTTGACAAATGTACAAAACACACTCACCCTCCCTAAACCTGAGTAACCAGTGGTTCCCTCAGATATGTATTTCCCCCTCTGAACTCTGCAGTCTGCCCTGTACATAGTCCACCCAGCAGAGTCCCATTCAGAGGGTTACAGATGCCTTCAATGGCATAATAATCTCCCTCTGGATCCCTGTCACCTTCATCTATTTCCTCCCCTTCCGGCTCTTCGTCTTCCCACAGTGATGTTTGGACATGGGTGTACTCGGTTTGATCCTCACATTCAGTCTCCCGATGGTAGAAGTAGCTAAAATTGGATACTATGACAGGCACTGGCAGTGAGATGGTAAGCACGCCAGCAATGGCGCACATTGAGCCCACCAGCTTACCCCACACTGTTTCTGGGTACATGTCACCATAGCCCACTGTGGTCATGGTGACAACTGCCCACCAGAAAGCATGTGGTATACTGATAAAGGCCGTGTTGGTGTGGTCAGCCTCAGCGAAGTAGATGGCGCTGGAGAAGAGGATGACGCCaataaagaggaagaagataagcAGGCCCAGCTCACGCATGCTGGCCCTCAGTGTCTGACCAAGGATCTGGAGGCCCTTAGAGTGACGAGACAGCTTGAAGATCCTGAACACCCTCACTAACCTGATGACTCTGATGATGGCCAGGGATGTTGCTGGACTGGCGTCATTGTCCTTGGCCAGCTCTGTTCCCAGAGTGACAAAATAGGGCAGGATGGCACTGAAATCGATGATGTTCATGACATCCTTGAAGAAGTGCGTCTTGCTAGGAGAGCAAGCGAAGCGCATGAGGAGCTCGAAGGAGAACCAGCATATACACATGGTCTCCACCATGAAGAAAGGGTCGTGGAAAACACCCTGTGGAGGAGGCATGTTCTCGGATACATTCTTTGCCTGGGAGTGATACCTGTAAAAATATTCCTGAAGTggagaagacaaaagaaatataaaacatatgttAAACATAGCAGCAGCAAATTGTTCTTCAAATTATAATTTGTTCATATCCCACTCAGAGGAATAGTTCGACACttggggaaatatgcttattagCTTACTTGAAGATCTATACTGCACCACTTTCAAGCCTGTATGGTAATTATGATGCTAAAACCAACAtccacttagcttagcttaaacaaaacaaaaaaaaaaaaaaagaaaaaaaaaaagaagcatagGTTAATTtactaaaataacaaaatccacctacagGCACCTCTAAAGCTTACAAATAATACATTACATCTTGTTTACCTGTATAAAAAcaagaagtgtaaaaatgtcacaaacgTGTATTGCCAAGAAACAGTGTGGTACAGTGTGGTACAACCCTTCATAAAGCTTCTTTATACTGAGTTCAGCTTTACTGAGGTGCTGTTTGGCAGATTTTGTTAACTTCAGACAGAACCAAGCttgcttttttctcctctcaccagACTGCTAAACTAAGCTCACAGGCTAATTGCTAGTGGTtccagctacatatttaccATATAGACATGAGCAGTATCTGTGTCTTCATCTAAgcctcagcaagaaagtgaataaagagTAGTTTATGAACTGCTACCGAGATACTGTTTCCATGGTGTCCTTATAAACTACATTGAATTTCAGAATGTTGTCCACCATCTCACTGGGTCTCACTTTTGACAGCATCATAAAAGCGTTCGACATCTGCAGCTTTACATTTCAATCATAGCTGTAGCAATCTCTTTTTCAGCCCACCTGTCTTTCCATCTTCTGTGTCAGTTAGCATTACATTCAAGCATTAGATGGTGGCCATTTAAAACATCTCACACTTAACATCAAGTTAGAAGCATGAAAACGGATGATACGGATATAAAAGGATCAGTTCAGGATGCTGTAATGGGCTGTGTGTAATATATAAAGTTTCAGGGCAGTTTAAATAAACCTAGAGTATTCCATGACTTTCAGTAGCAGGTCAGTGACAGTGTTTATTACTAAAGGTGGACATCTATGTGTTGATCGGCTCCAAGGGCTCTCCTAAGACTAAATATAACCCCGTGAGATCTCCGAAGAGAAACATGAGAACTTCTCGCTGCACCACTCCTCATCCATCTCCACCTTCATTGCTATCCCATCTCCCTGGCCACTGCAGCCATGTAACATTGCCAATGCAGTTCAGTGGGTCTACCACTGACTCGGACAGGGGTACGTTACAGTAGTTTCCTGGCAGCATGCTTGTGCAAAGGCAGCCCGGCCTAGCGCAGCAGTCCTGGAGGAATGTGTTAACATGACCCAACGTATGCTACTCATCCTGTGAGACCTTTTCGTCTCCGGTTCTAAGCCACCGGATGGCTTTGGCTCACCTTTGTCTATGTGTTCGGTCACTTGTATGAGCTTTTATTAACACACCTAACTGTCTCTTCACCCcgtctttcctttctctctttttatttgtacTCCAGGCCCCACCCGTTACTCCCTGTACCCTTTAGCGCTTCCTGAATCCAAGTGTATCAAATTTAACAGCCGACTAAAATAATCACACCATAAGCCACCCTCAGTCTcccccctctcactctctctttggTGTGCTTCCAGACATATTGGCCAATAGTTCTCcccatgtcagtgtttttcctctcaacaCACTGTAGTACTCACCAACTGTGTGTTTACCTAAACACCTGCTTCCAATGATATCATGTTTCCTTTTGACCCATGCAATGACACACATCCCATTCAAGACCTTATGCCCTGGTGGTTTGATTCGGGTTTCATTAAAAACTTTTAGCAGTattactgtctgtctctctcttttagcAAGTGACATTGAATCAGTTGGTGTGGTATCGAACATAAAgccacaatataaaaatatgactgAACAGTAGGGTTATTCTTTCAAGAAAGAAACCTACCAACTGTATCTTCTCTCAAGTCCAGTTCTTTACCTTCAGCCTACCCTTCCCAAACTCAGCACAAAttataaatttgatttaaaaagcagtttccTCTGCCACCAATTCTGTTAACCACATAAATGCCCTCAAGGTGActaaataatttgtttaaaggggctatttgtaagttttcagACATCATTGCATTTATAccacaagaggttagaatacgccctATGAGGAATGCTACCTCTTCAAGGCAGTCTGGATGTTACACTAAGCTGCTGGGCTGtggttagcttgttagcatgctaacttcagtagaagaaaagaagataGAACTAGAAGtgaaacattgctgttgcttttcgCCCCTGAAGAtgctcttggtgagtaaaggaatgcagtttgatgctgaactcgcaacaTCTCTCCAAGACCAAGAATtaagcagctgttaatgctaatgttggctacatagcaatagcaaaacttacacATAGCTTCTTTAAATGTTGACTACTTACCATTGTCTCTCTTGAAGATGCCATCCACCTGAGTTTCCTAAAATTTGGAAACCCTAAAAACCTTTCAACCATCCATCCTGGACACCTCTTTATACTATTTTGCCTCCCAAACCTACAGCAACATGTCAACCACATTTCCTACCTCTCGTGACTCTTTCTCATGCCTGAAGTCAGGAAGCGTCTCCAGGCAGAAGATGAGGATGGACACTACAATGACCATTACACTGATGATAGCTATAATACGTGCGCCTGATGAGGACTCAGGGTGCTCAAACAGCATCCATAGTCTTTTCTGGATTTCGTTGGACGGCAGtggcctctcctcctcttttggAAAACCTTCATCCTCCTTGAAGCGGTTCATGATGTCCTCTCCTAGCTCGTAGAACAACAGCTCATCCATGAAGATGTCCAGGGGTATGTTTGCTGGCCTCCGAAGCCTCCCACCTGACTGGTAAAAATAAAGAATGGCATCAAAGCAGGCCCGATTGCGGTCCAGGAAGAGTTCATTTCGAAGCGGGTCAAAGTAGCGTGACCTCCGCCTGGGGTCACCGAGCATGGAGTCAGGGAACTGGGCTAAGGTGCGAAGCTGAGTTTCATAACGCATCCCTGAGACATTGATGGCAAGTCTTTCACTCAACGCCCATCCACTTCTCCATAAAGAGCCAGAACGTCggctttctttcttcttctccttctcattCCCTTTGAtctctttctcccctttttCCTCACTGTTGAGCTGGTTCTTCAgctgtttatctttctctcCATCGTTCTCTTTCCTTCTGcctcctctttcatcttcttGTGGGTCACTGCTGTCCATCCCTTTGAGTATCCCAGACCAGGGAATGCCGCAAACCACTCTCCTGATAGTTTGGAGAACAACTGGACTTAAAAGCAAAGCGTGTCTGAAACCAGAGAGACAGTTCCATGAGTGGACTTGGTTTTCAGCTGATAAGCATTACAGATGGCATTAGAAGCAAATGGCTGAAGAGAAGATACTGTAGCAGTGTCTGGTTGTTTACAATTTCCATGACAGATTTCATCAGCGTTAAACATACTCATTTACCCCagattttgcaaaaaaaaactCTTGAACTCTTGAATTATATCTTATTTAAAATGTGGGAAGATACTATGGATaaaaattacaaacaacaaGCCATGTTAGCACCCAGTGAATGAGATAAAAGTCTTTACTCACTAAATGtaaaacagctgctgacagaTACTAATGGCAGGATGAAAAATCACATTGTTTGTCTCCCGTGGCTCATCAGGTTGtccgtctttctctctgtcatcgCATCCATCTGTCATACACACAAAGCCCTTGTTTGTCTGTCTACCTTCAAtcgacactcacacacaggtcCCCTGACAGTCCAGCTAAACTCTCTGACCAGATTGTACACAACCTGCGCTTTCAGTTGTTTGCTCAGGGAACATTCACAATCTTGCCCCGTCCCTCGCTGCCTCACGTTGTCCGTCTTGAAATTTTTTGGGAATGCTGTCCTGTTGAAATTCAATCTCTGCTAGACCCCACCAACCCCTCCCTGTCCTTTCCCTCCATTTTAGCTATGGGGCAAGACAACCTTCACCCTCCCTATCAAATGTCACCTCTGCCAGGCACTGCGTGGTGTGACCCTCTCTAACAAGCATGGTACTCTGACTGACAGAGGTCCCTCACTGTACTTCATTACCTGGAAATTACTTAGTTTGAAGGAGTTTTatctagacacacacacacacacacacacaaagaaaaacaatggaatTATGCTCCAGCAATAGTcattgaaaaaaacatacatgacATAGAGCCTGTTGTTTTCCAGATAAGCATTATTACATCATTATTTAGCAAATGTAAGTTTTATTGAgatttgtcacattttcaccACATTTCAAAGACAAGGATGCtttgaattaaaaagaaattggACCCTTGTCTGCTTCCTCTTTACTATTGCCTCCAAATCATGATCAGCCCCTGCCAGTCTCTCAATCTGTTGCTCATCCCCACAGGATTGCAGTGTGTCACACAGCATGtttcagcaggaaaaacagCCACCATCTGAACCTTGGAGGACTGAATATTAAGTATGTGTATAATGCAGATAGTTGTAAAATCATGATGCCTACTACCATACAAAAGGACCAAGTAACATACTCACTACAAATAGACAAAATGACATAGGTATCCCTTATTTTGTGGGTAACACATTTATCAGCAGCCCAAAGAGATACTCTGTTgggaaagaaaatattttctgtaaaaaaataaaaatactgcaaaactgaaatatttccacCTGTTATTTAATGATACAACTGAGTCTGTGATGTGTATATGTAAAGACATATCtgtaaaaaaacataaagaacaaTGATATTGACaagcaaaaagcaaacaaacaaataatagaatgaatgaatcaagTTTACTGTTATAAATCATAAATCTTCATCCATCTGAATCTAGCAAAACAGACACTACTGTGTATTACCACCAGAGGGAGGTGATGTTTTGGCACAGAGGAGGCAAAAACTGAAAGAGGTCTCTGCCGACATTTCCTCATTGCAGAGGAATACACTGCTGACTGGGCTGCTACATAACATTCCCATTTGATCACATATCATGTCACCAAGTGGTATAACTCAGACTGCTCACTATAAAAGTGAGGACCCCTCATAAATCatggacaaaataaaactacatgAATATCAAGCATTAATCAAACGCAGTGAGTAATTCTACTAcggttttttgtgtgtaaacgatgcagaaaataaacacaaaatgacaattcagtGAAAGTCTTACAATTGTGCATCATAAATGTGGATAATCTGGAGAATAttgtgacagagaaacaggtgCGTCTGGTTTTGTAAAATGGCTTTAAATTCTTTCTCGTTTGTGCAGCTATGCAGGGCAATCATAAGAGTTTGTGACTCCCATGAGGTAGCTGCAcatgcacttttttttaaacacagtttatttGTACTCTAGTTAATTGCTTGTAGCTACTTTTCAATCTTTGATTTAGTGATTAAAAAATTACTGTGaagatttgttttcagtttgtcatgTCCTGTTACTACCGcctgctttttccttttctcaaaATCTTTAGAATTCTGTTCTTGAGTCTGAGAACAGAATTATTCTGTATCAGTTCAGGTAAAAcatatttcatgtcagtgtCCTTTTTCTTAGATTTTAgaagttacagttacagttatttGATAGCTGAGCAAGGAAAGCAGCACTTATATTACCTCATCATTCTCAAATATCATGACACAGTTACAGTTGACCTCAAAATTATAGATTACCATTATGTGACAAGTCTTTAGAAGCTTAAAATGGTTTCATGCAGCAGTTGCTGGTTAAAAAAGAATGTATGTATCTAAATACACTGTGTCCCTAAACTTCCAGTTACAAATTTAATGTGTCATCCTTCAGTTTCTTGGAAGACTttggattttttcattgtgttctcGCTTCGAATCAGATTACATCAATCACTGCATTGTGGTATCGTGTTCTTGACAGGCTGATGAATAGCATTAACAGTGACAGTCAGAACAGGATGTTATAGTATCAGTCAGTATGCACAGGAGCACACATTTCATCAGTTATAAATCTTCAACAAACTGACACATCGTTGATgtcactttttcatttattttaagttcATTTCAATGATTTTAAGCAATTTTAATGTCTCTGAAAAAGCATCTCATGACTGTTTATCAGTTGTTCATTCAAGCTGCTATGGAGATCGGTTCACATTAGATCGCATTgacattcatacattttaagTCTCAATAGTAGAAATATGTTCAATTATGACACTTTATTgatatgtttctattttttcttcaaaatataaaaagatagATCATGAACATTCCATTGAAATATACTTTATACAGTTTCTTGATGAGTTGTTCTTTGTGTtccaacatttcaaaaataaaatccgGCATAAGTCACAACCAGATGCTCCAGTGACCACCTCTTCTCAGCATTCACTCTCCTACTAAGACTGCAGTACAATGAACTAGTACCTAAGTCTGTTTTATACAATTTGATGGCATGTAAAATGAACATACATCTTTTATCTTTGGAATGCTTACGTGAATACATGATATTAGTCTGAAATATTAGGTGTATGTATATCTGTATGACTTTTGTGGTGTATATCACATTTCTAATTAAAATAAGATATTAAATGTGTTAGAAAATCTATTCAGTATGATAACATTTCCTCTAAAACAACTCTGGTATTATcactttgtaaaataaaatatttttttagatttgtGTGATTAATAAGTCACTCTATGGAAAGCCATAAAGCCACTACACATGTGGTTGCAATCATCTGGACTGATGACAGAACATCTGTGTCTCAGGGAGCATACAGTAAGTGTCGATCAGTGGCATTCGTGGTGCAGATTGCATACAAGTGtcctcaatttaaaaaaaacaaacaaataaacatattaaacAGAAACAGGCACATAAATGAAATACACAGGGTATCATTAAGGATGTTTCAGTCAAGGACCACATAACACCTTCCAAACACCTGTCATAATATTGTCACTAAATATAGTAGCTGTCAGGTTAACAGTGGCACCTACTTACCATGTAAAGCATTTTATTCTTTTGGTTATATGAGTATTACACAGGAAATCTATATTTTATGACAGATTACAaacttgagaaaataaaacagacttagAACTCTCAACATTGCAACTCCTTCTGTTCAACATGACTAAATCAAATGGCAGTATTATGCAATAGAAAAGGAAAGACATCTTTTTCAGCCTGGCATTGGCAGAGTAGTCACAATGTGGAGAATGAAGGAATGTCAAACTCAACAGtgacagggaaagaaaaagacagtactgggctgtaaaaacaaacagctgggTGAAGCACAAAGTTTTTGCAAGTGTGCACACCATTGCTAGAAGTTTACCTCTAAAATATTCATAGACGTCTTTTTGACCATCAAAGCCATAGTTGCTTAATGCCTTCCAAAACGGGAACTGAAATCGGGGGTTTTAAAAAGATAAGGGACCAGAATAAAATCCCATGGACCATTTTTGCAAATAGACAAAAGTAAGTTCTAGACCCTGTAAAACCAGCGTAGACTCAACAGAATTCTTGAATAGTCTCTGCGGTCTACGTCACGCCATTGAGTCTCATGTACTGGTGAGCCTCCAACTGCAATGTACCAGGAATGGACAAAGGACCATTCAGCTGCCTGAGCTGAGCCCCGAACCAGCAGGGCCTGAAACTCACTTGGAATACCAAACCGAAGGATGAGGTGCTTAGAGAGCACTCAACAatgagatgctttttttttaagcaacaCTTTCTTTTTGTATCATTACATCaatctccatcttttctttctcgCAACACTTAAAGTACTTCACTGACATCATTTTGGAAGCTCTGGGTCTCTTTGATTGGTGCTCACGTGACTGTGTTGTGTGCTGTAATGAGCTGCCGACTAGCCAGCTGCAAGACGGTAACTCCATGGGTAATGACGGATGCAAAGACCTGAccatctaaaaaaataaaatcaaattaaaaaacaaagacgAGCTACCTCTACACACTCATGCTGACACTGCAAGTGTGAGTAGTTTTCAGTTGCCTCTGGAAGGAAGACGTTTCTGCTCTACGACACGGCACAGTGTTCATAGTTATCAGGACTGGATTCATGACAAACAATGATAGGAGGCTAAGGGGATATGTCAAGACTCTGTTCCCCCCTCGAGAGATTATCAAGTCATAATGCATGCGTTTTTTACACATCACTGTGAGGTGTTCACATTATCGTTGTCTATATACTAGAATTTATTATGTTAGAAAGAAAATAGCAAAACACctacatccacacacaccatCAACACACCTGAGTCCtttaaaccacacacaaactttGGAATGGCAGTTGGTTCCATGCAAACCTGAAATCTCTCTTGACTGTTCAACAATACAGTATAGTATCTCTCATAGTCTATTATTGGTCTTCATTGGATAATCTGCACTTGTACTCCCATTTTTCTGCTTAGGACCAGTGGAACAGAACTGCCTATCCCAGTGAAAGTCCTGCCATGGGACATCCAAGGCCTTTGCGAATCTCTTTAACACTGAGGCGTTGAAGATACTCTTGAGGTTCTCCGTTTGCCCTGCTACAATCATGTGACAACTCTTGTATTATtgccaaaggaaaaaaaagcaaactatGAGCACTAATCAAGCAGTCAAAGTTGTGGCATGGagagctgttgtttttgaactgctgctgttgctgctgctgctgctgctgctgctacggTAGTTGTGCAAATGATTcaaggaggggggtgggggaagaAAAAGGTTTGTGAGTTGCGACATTCTTTGCGCAAATGCTATAGTTTGGCAAAGTCTTGAATGATCACTGCTGATCAAATGGATAGAAAATATATACTGTTCAATGCATTACAAAGTAAAACTACCGTAAAGACTGAAATGAGGAATGTAGGGCAGTAGTAGCAGAGAGATTTCATCAAACAAAACATAGTTCAGGGTGTACTTTGCAAACATACATGTTTcaatattcacttttttttttaacttttcaaaacaaaatatagcTCTTCTCTTTGattataatctttttttaaaacattaattgcatataacatttttttaattcattttatataTACTTTTTTGTATCTCTAGCACCCTTGTCTTCAACTAAGGGCTTGCAGAAAAGACAGTCATGCAAAGTATTCATGCTGGTaaacaaagttacaaaaatgcattatcttttttttctcatttgtttatcTCAGCGTCCATCCTTTGTCGTCCCCATGTCTTTATAGGCAAGAGTCTGTCATTGCTCATTGTCtctcaaaaaaggaaaaaaaaaaaa
Above is a window of Lates calcarifer isolate ASB-BC8 linkage group LG23, TLL_Latcal_v3, whole genome shotgun sequence DNA encoding:
- the LOC108884422 gene encoding potassium voltage-gated channel subfamily A member 7, translating into MDSSDPQEDERGGRRKENDGEKDKQLKNQLNSEEKGEKEIKGNEKEKKKESRRSGSLWRSGWALSERLAINVSGMRYETQLRTLAQFPDSMLGDPRRRSRYFDPLRNELFLDRNRACFDAILYFYQSGGRLRRPANIPLDIFMDELLFYELGEDIMNRFKEDEGFPKEEERPLPSNEIQKRLWMLFEHPESSSGARIIAIISVMVIVVSILIFCLETLPDFRHEKESREEYFYRYHSQAKNVSENMPPPQGVFHDPFFMVETMCICWFSFELLMRFACSPSKTHFFKDVMNIIDFSAILPYFVTLGTELAKDNDASPATSLAIIRVIRLVRVFRIFKLSRHSKGLQILGQTLRASMRELGLLIFFLFIGVILFSSAIYFAEADHTNTAFISIPHAFWWAVVTMTTVGYGDMYPETVWGKLVGSMCAIAGVLTISLPVPVIVSNFSYFYHRETECEDQTEYTHVQTSLWEDEEPEGEEIDEGDRDPEGDYYAIEGICNPLNGTLLGGLCTGQTAEFRGGNTYLREPLVTQV